The DNA segment GCCCGGAAGAGGCGCAGGCCTGGCGTCGGCGCAATCCGTCGCTGTCGGTCTGGCGCATTGTGCTGGGCCAGGTGGCAGTCGGTGTGCTGGTGGCTGTGCTGGCATGGTGGATCAGCGGTCAGGCCCGTGTGGGCTGGTCGGCCGCGTACGGCGCCCTGTGCGTCGTGGTCCCGGCGGTGGTCTTTGCGCGTGGCGTCACGCGCGGTGGTCCGGCCGCTGGTGCAGGTTCCGCGATGACGCGCCTCTTTGGATGGGAATTGGTCAAGCTGGTGTTGTGCGTTGCCATGATGGCCGCCGCGCCGAGCTTGGTGAAAGACCTGAGCTGGCTGGCACTGCTCGCCGGCATGGTCGTAGTGATGAAAACGTATTGGATCGCGCTGCTGGTGCGATCCGGTGTCCGAAAAACTGAAGTTTGAGAAGAGAGTTGACGATGGCCGCTGATGCGAACGCCCCAACTGCAAGTGAATACATCGTTCACCACTTGCAACACCTGCAAAACATCAAGCAGAAGTCCGTCATCGATTTCTCGGTAGTCAACTATGACTCCGTCGCGGTCGCTGCCATCCTGGGCCTGCTGGGCATCTTCGTGATGTGGCTGGCCGTGCGCAAGGCCACCTCCGGTGTGCCGGGCCGCTTCCAGGCTGCGGTGGAAATGCTGGTCGAAATGGTGGACAACCAGGCCAAGGCCAATATCCACAACGCCCAGTCGCGCAAGTTCATCGCTCCGCTGGCACTGACCGTGTTCGTCTGGATTTTCCTGATGAACGCCATGGACATGCTGCCCGTGGACCTGCTGCCCGTGCTGTGGCAAGGCGCTACCGGTGACCACCACGCCTACCTGCGTGTCGTGCCCACCGCCGACCTGTCCACTACGCTCGGCCTGTCGTTCGCCGTGCTGGTGCTGTGCCTGTACTACAGCGTCAAGATCAAGGGCCTGGGTGGCTGGGGCCACGAGCTGGTGACCGCTCCCTTCGGTACCTCCAAGAATCCCGTCTTCGCCCTGATCCTGGGCGTGGTCAATCTGCTGATGCAGATCATTGAATACGTTGCCAAGACCGTGTCGCATGGCATGCGACTGTTTGGCAACATGTACGCTGGTGAGTTGGTGTTCATGCTGATTGCCCTGATGGGTGGCGCAGCGGCTATGTCGCTCTCTGGTGCGTTGCTCCCTGTGGGGCACATCATTGCAGGCACGATCTGGGCGATCTTCCACATCTTGGTGATCACCCTGCAGGCCTTCATTTTCATGATGCTGACGCTGATTTACCTCGGCCAGGCTCATGAAGCTCACTGACCCTTCCCCTTTCAACCTTTCAACTTTCCTTTAATCTCTAGGAGTCATCATGGAAAACATTCTCGGTCTCGTCGCTCTGGCTTGTGGTCTGATCGTTGGTCTGGGTGCTATCGGCGCTTCGATCGGTATCGCTCTGATGGGCGGCAAGTTCCTGGAATCCTCGGCTCGCCAGCCTGAGCTGATCAACGAACTGCAAACCAAGATGTTCATCTTGGCCGGTCTGATCGACGCTGCTTTCCTGATCGGTGTGGCTATCGCTCTGCTGTTCGCTTTCGCCAACCCCTTCGTCCTGGCCTAAGCTCCGATCAACGCCCTAGATAGAAAGGTGTTGCCGTGAGTATCAACGCGACCCTGTTCGTTCAGGCCATTGTTTTCCTGATCCTGGTGCTGTTCACGATGAAGTTCGTGTGGCCCCCGATCGCGAAGGCACTGGATGAGCGAGCCCAGAAAATCGCCGATGGCCTCGCTGCTGCCGACAAGGCCAAGTCCGAACTGACCGCTGTGAACAAGCGCGTCGAGCAGGAACTGAGCCAGACGCGCAACGAGACAGCATCGCGGCTTGCGGACGCCGAACGCCGCGCCCAGGCCATCATTGAAGAGGCCAAGGCCCGCGCGACAGAAGAAGGCAACAAGATTGTTGCCGCTGCCCGCGCCGAAGCTGAGCAGCAAGCCGTTGCCGCCCGTGAAGCCCTGCGCGAGCAAGTGGCTGCATTGGCTGTGAAGGGTGCCGAGCAAATCCTCCGCAAGGAAGTGAACGCCGGCGTCCATGCTGATCTGCTGAACCGCCTGAAGACAGAGCTGTAAGGAAAGCAAAATGGCAGAACTCGCCACCATTGCCCGCCCTTACGCCGAAGCATTGTTCAAAGCCAGCGCCGACAAGGGCGCTGATTTGGGCAGCACTGTCGCTTGGGTGGAGGAATTGGCGGCGATTGCCGCCGATCCGCAATTGCGCCAACTGGCCGACAACCCCAACGTGTCGAAGACGCAAGTGTTCGATCTGATCGCGGGTGTGGCCAAGTCGGCATTGCCCGAGGCCGCACGCAACTTTCTGCGTGTGGTCCTCGAAAACGGCCGTCTGGACGCGCTGCCCGAAGCGGCAGCACAGTTCCGCAGCCTCGTGAACAGCAAGAGCGGCTCTTCGGACGCCGTGGTGTTCAGCGCTTTCCCCATTGCGGATGCAGCGCTGGCCGAGCTGGGCGCTTCGCTGGAAAAGCGCTTTGGCCGCAAGCTGAATCTCACTGTGAAGCCGGATGACTCGCTGATCGGTGGCGTTCGCGTCGTGGTGGGCGACGAGGTGCTGGACACCTCCGTCAAAGCCCGTCTGGAACAAATGAAAGCGGCCCTCATCGCGTAATGCGCGCTTGAGGTCTCGGCTAAACACAAGAAAGAAGGAAAGAGTCATGCAACTCAATCCCGCAGAAATTTCTGAATTGATCAAGAGCCGCATCGAAGGTCTGGCTGCGAGCACCGACGTCCGTAACCAAGGCACCGTGGTGTCGGTGACCGACGGTATCGTGCGCGTGCACGGCCTGTCCGACGTGATGGCTGGCGAAATGCTGGAATTCCCCGCTGGCGCCGATGGTCAGGCTTCGTTCGGCCTGGCGCTGAACCTGGAACGCGACTCCGTGGGCGCCGTGATTCTGGGTGCTTACGAGCACATCAAGGAAGGCGACGTCGTCAAGTGCACGGGTCGTATTCTGGAAGTGCCCGTGGGCCCCGAACTGGTCGGCCGCGTGGTGAACGCCCTGGGTCAGCCTATCGATGGCAAGGGCCCCATCAACGCCAAGATGACCGACGTGATCGAAAAGGTTGCGCCTGGTGTGATCGCACGTCAATCCGTGGACCAGCCGCTGCAAACCGGTATCAAGTCCATCGACTCG comes from the Comamonas terrigena NBRC 13299 genome and includes:
- a CDS encoding ATP synthase subunit I, with protein sequence MKKNAPWQDELEAEEEDFKPLSPEEAQAWRRRNPSLSVWRIVLGQVAVGVLVAVLAWWISGQARVGWSAAYGALCVVVPAVVFARGVTRGGPAAGAGSAMTRLFGWELVKLVLCVAMMAAAPSLVKDLSWLALLAGMVVVMKTYWIALLVRSGVRKTEV
- the atpB gene encoding F0F1 ATP synthase subunit A, with protein sequence MAADANAPTASEYIVHHLQHLQNIKQKSVIDFSVVNYDSVAVAAILGLLGIFVMWLAVRKATSGVPGRFQAAVEMLVEMVDNQAKANIHNAQSRKFIAPLALTVFVWIFLMNAMDMLPVDLLPVLWQGATGDHHAYLRVVPTADLSTTLGLSFAVLVLCLYYSVKIKGLGGWGHELVTAPFGTSKNPVFALILGVVNLLMQIIEYVAKTVSHGMRLFGNMYAGELVFMLIALMGGAAAMSLSGALLPVGHIIAGTIWAIFHILVITLQAFIFMMLTLIYLGQAHEAH
- the atpE gene encoding F0F1 ATP synthase subunit C gives rise to the protein MENILGLVALACGLIVGLGAIGASIGIALMGGKFLESSARQPELINELQTKMFILAGLIDAAFLIGVAIALLFAFANPFVLA
- a CDS encoding F0F1 ATP synthase subunit B; protein product: MSINATLFVQAIVFLILVLFTMKFVWPPIAKALDERAQKIADGLAAADKAKSELTAVNKRVEQELSQTRNETASRLADAERRAQAIIEEAKARATEEGNKIVAAARAEAEQQAVAAREALREQVAALAVKGAEQILRKEVNAGVHADLLNRLKTEL
- a CDS encoding F0F1 ATP synthase subunit delta; the encoded protein is MAELATIARPYAEALFKASADKGADLGSTVAWVEELAAIAADPQLRQLADNPNVSKTQVFDLIAGVAKSALPEAARNFLRVVLENGRLDALPEAAAQFRSLVNSKSGSSDAVVFSAFPIADAALAELGASLEKRFGRKLNLTVKPDDSLIGGVRVVVGDEVLDTSVKARLEQMKAALIA